AAGAGCCGCCGCCGTGGGCAAGTCGATCAGCACGGGTCGCAGGTCGCCCCGGGTGCGCGCGGCATACACGGCGCGGGACCGTTCCTCGAACTCGCCGAGGTCCAGATAGCCGCGGCCGACCGCGTCATGCAGCAACGCGACGGCTTGCTCCCGTTCCCGGTCGCCGATACGCAGGGTGTCCGATGCGGCAGGATCTGTCACCGTTCCGATGCTACCGAGTCAGGCCAAGGCGTCCCGGGCGGTCCGGGTCAGCCGATGACGGCAGCCAGTTGCGGGGTGATGCCCTGCACCGCGATCGGAATGCTCAACGGGCTGGCCGCGCTGAATGCCTGGGACAGCTCGTCGTCGGCGCCCAGGAACACGGTGCGCCCGTCCTTGACCACGGCCAACGAGGCGATCAGCGGGTCGGCCTTGAGCTCGTCCAGGGTGTAGCCGATCGGGAACATCACGGCGACGTCGGCGTCGAAGGCGCTGACCTGCTCGCCGGACACCGGGACGTAGAAGCCCTGCGCAGGCAGCGCCAGCACGGCCGGGTTCGGTGCGAACCCCAAGGCGGCCAGCAGATCCCACCGCGCGTCCCCGGAGATGTAGGCGCCGTAGGCGTCCCCGAACTTGGTCGCCGCCACCGCGGTCCGGCCGGCGAATCCCGGATTGGCCTGCGCGGCCGCGGTGATGGTGTCCTGCACCGTGTCGACCAGCGCCGCGCCGGCCGCGCTCTGGCCGAGTGCGTCGGCCACCAGCTGGGTCTGGGTGGCCCAGGGTGTGCCGAAGGCGGCGGTCCCGGCGGGCGGCGAGACGGTGGGGGCGATGGTCGACAGCCGGTCGTACTGGGCCTGGTCGCCGGCCGATCGGGTGTTCAGGATCAGGTCCGGCTCGAGCACGGAGATCGCTTCGTAGTCCAGGGCGTCGCCGACGTTGGCCAGGATGGTCGGTTCGGCATCGCCGAACAGCTCGCTCGCCCACGGCCCGACGCCCTTGTGCGCCGCGCCGAAACTCTGCCAGTCGTACACGGCCACCGGCTTGACCCCGAGGGCCAACGCGACCTCCGCGTCCGACCAGCCCCAGCGCGACCACGGTCAGCTCGCCGTCCGCTGGGGCCGGGATCTGCACCGGGCCGAACATGGTGTCGACGGTGGCCGGGAGCTCGGCCGCCGCCCCCGGGCCGCTGGCGGCGGCACTGGTCGCCGGGGTGGTGCCGCTCGCGCTCGGAGCGGCCCCGGAACTGGCACCGCTGCAGGCACTCAGGACGAGCGCGGCGGCGGCCGCCGCCACGGCGGTGATCATTCGGGTCGGTCTCATGCGGGTCCTTCCGGTGGGGTGGGCCGAGCGTGGGGGGCGGGGGACGGGGCCGGGGCGTGCGGGACGATCAGCGGCCGGCCGGTCTCCGGGTCGGCGATGACGCGCACGCCCACGCCGAACACCTGCCGGATCAGCTCGGCGGTGACGACGTCGGCGGGGTGGCCGCGGGCGACGAGCCGGCCGTCCTGCATCACGATCAGGTGGGTGGCGTAACGGGCGGCCTGGTTCAGGTCGTGCAGCACGGCCACCAGGGTCCGGCCGGCCCGCTGCAGGCTCGTGCACAGGTCCAGCACGTCGATCTGGTGCGAGAT
This genomic window from Nakamurella multipartita DSM 44233 contains:
- a CDS encoding ABC transporter substrate-binding protein translates to MALGVKPVAVYDWQSFGAAHKGVGPWASELFGDAEPTILANVGDALDYEAISVLEPDLILNTRSAGDQAQYDRLSTIAPTVSPPAGTAAFGTPWATQTQLVADALGQSAAGAALVDTVQDTITAAAQANPGFAGRTAVAATKFGDAYGAYISGDARWDLLAALGFAPNPAVLALPAQGFYVPVSGEQVSAFDADVAVMFPIGYTLDELKADPLIASLAVVKDGRTVFLGADDELSQAFSAASPLSIPIAVQGITPQLAAVIG